The Acidobacteriaceae bacterium nucleotide sequence GCCGTGGAGCGGTGCTGTGATGACGATTGTGCTGATCTGGATTCTGCAGATTCGTCTGGCACTCGCCGAGGAGTCGTTCCTGGCAGCAAAGTTTGGTGCAGCGTATGAGTCGTACAAGAAGCGCGTGCCACGTTTTCTCCCTGCTCCGACACCGCAGGTTCCTGCTGCAGGACAACAGCCGCGCTGGCTTCAGGCAATTGTTGGCGAACTCTACTTTGTCGTTGCAGCGATCGTGCTGGCGACGTGGGGATGGCAGTTCAACGCACAGCCTCTGCTGCGTGGTCTGCTGATCGCGCTGGGTGTGTGGCTGGTCGCACGAGCGTTCCTGCCGAAGCCCGCGGAAGCCGCAACAGCGTAAGAACTGCAAACGAATACGACCACAGAAGCCCGCCCTGCTTAAGATGCAGAGGCGGGCTTTCTACTACGCGAAGAAACTTGCTGGCTGATTTTTCGAAAACTTCTATTACGGACACTCAATATCCGTAATAGATTTTAAGCAAGGAGACCTCATGCGTATCAACTACACAAAGCAATCGGAGACGCTCTACAAGAAGTTTCTGGAAGTGAGCCTGGCATTAACAAAAGGCTCTATTGAAGCGGGTTTGCTGCATCTTGTGGAGTTGCGTGCCTCGCAAATGAACGGTTGCGCGTTCTGCGTGGACATGCACTCGAAGCAGGCGAAGATTGGCGGCGAGCGTGAGTTGCGTTTGTACCATGTGACGGTGTGGCGTGAGTCTCCACTGTTCACAGAACGCGAGCGAGCAGCCCTGGAGTGGACCGAACTGCTGACAAAGCTGCCGCCGCACGGCGTGTCGCAGGAGAGCTTCGATGCAGCGCGGCATCAGTTTAGCGAGCAGGAGCTTTCCGACCTGACGTTTGCCATCATGACCATCAACGGTTGGAACCGTGTGAGCATCGCGTTCGCAGTCGAACCGGGCTCGCAGGATGCGGCGTACGGATTGAGCAAGGCAGGGTTGAGCTAAATGCAGCTACGCAACCAGGTAGAGTGGGCGTTGCACTGCGCTGCGATTCTCGCAGCCGTGCCCGAGGAGCGATTTCTTCCGGCGCGGGACCTTGCCGAGATGCATGGTGTGCCGAAGGAGTATCTTTCGAAGGCGCTGCAGGCGTTGGCGATGGCGGGACTTGTGAGCACGACGCTGGGGCCCAGCGGAGGCTATCGGCTGGCTCGCGCGCCGAAGCAGATCACGTTTCTCGACGTTGTCGATGCCATAGAAGGCAGCGGGCGAGCGTTCGTCTGCACTGAGATTCGGAAGAACAATCCCTGTCGCCCCAGCAAGCAGCGCGATGCGGCACCGTGTGCGATTGCGCGGGTGATGTGGGGAGCGGAAGAGGCCTGGCGCAAGAAGCTTAGGAAGGTCACGCTGGCGGATCTGCTGGAGACACTTGAGGAAGATGTCGATGCGAAGACGCTGGCGAAGACCGCGGAGTGGGTGCAGTTGCGTTGTTAGCGTCCAGGAAACGGAAGAGTACGCGCTCGCATTTTCTTACCATCCAAAGTGATCAGGTATCCGGACTCGATCTCATGGGCAAGCCGCTCAAGAGCATGTAACACCATCTCGCCAAGGTTCTCCGGCGCAAGCAATTCGGACCGCAATTGAATTACCGAAGGGTGAGAGTCTCCGCTTACACGAAGCCTCTCTCCAAAATCAAGATCACTCGTAAGGATCGCGTACTGGTGCTGCTGTGCGTACGACATGATCTATTCGTCTCTGTCAAAAGCCCTGCCAATACCAGACCAAGGACAAGCATCATGATTCGCCATCTTCAAATAAGTCACCCAACGAGATGTCAGGTTCATGTCGATGAGTATCTTCACGCTATGGCTAATTCAACATCAAAGCCTTGTACCAAGGCTGCAGCGTAAGCGAGCGCTTGATGAATGTCTTCCCGCTCAAGATACGGATAATCTGCGAGTAGTTGATCCACGGTGTAACCACCAGCGATCTGCCCAACGATCATTCCTACCGTAACGCGCATTCCCCGTATGCAAGGTTTGCCGCCCATGAGTCCTGGTGTTTGCGTGATTCGATCGAATTTTGCCAACGGTCACACCTCACAGTTACAACTCATCGTAGACGAAAGATGATCGCAGTCCCAAGAACTTCTCGAGCAGCCATAAAAACGCCGGAGGCCTTTGCAGGCTTCCGGCGTTTCGTTGTTGCTGTATCGCATGCGCTCGTGAGGAGCGCGATCAACTACTTCTTGACCGGAGCGATGGTGTCCTTGGCGACCTTAGCGACGCGGAACTTCACGACGGTCTTGGCCTTGATCTTGATGGCTTCGCCGGTCTGCGGGTTGCGGCCGATGCGCGCCTTGCGCTCTGCCTTCACGAGCTTGCCGATGCCGGGGATCGTGAACTCGCCGTTCTTCTTGGTTTCCTTCACAGCGGTCTCTGCGAGGTACTCGAGAGCGGCTGCAGCCTGCTTGTTGGTGAGTTCGAGCTTCTCGGCCAGATTGCGGACGAGCTGGGTCTTGGTCATTCCCTTTGCCATGTTGTGTCTCCTTATCGAAATCTGTTGGGCGCTTTGGGCCCATCTCCCGCATGTTGCTGGCGTGAGCACTTCCTCATAGAGGAAGCGATTCGCCAGTGTTTATGCGGGTGCGAAGTACCGCGCCGAGATTCACTCTCAAGCCCACGAAAAAGTTTGTCAACCGCAAATATCGGTTTTTTACGGTTTTCTTGTGGGTTTTTACCGTATTTCAGTATTTTTGCACCATTTCGGGTCAAAAACGGCTGATTCGCCCCCCTAAAGAAAGCGGTTCATCGCGCTTGTACTTGCTGGGGCAGACGCTGAAATGGCCGCGTTCAGAGCCTCCACAATGGGCGTTGTGCGCTTGAACGTGGACACGATTGTGCGGACGAAGGAGGGGTCCAGGGCGGTCTCGGCGGGGAGCTCCAGGATGACACCCCAGCTCTGGGCGCGAAGCAGGTCCCCGGCAGGATGGTCCGCAGGAAAGCCCTTGGGCATCCGCGTGAGCGAGTGCAGGTTGAACGAGGCCAGGGTGCCGAGGTCGCCTTTGCGGGGCTTGAGGCTGCTTTGCAGCGAGGTCCGGTACTCTTCGTGGTGCTCGGCCATCCAACGGCGTATGGCAGCAAGTTGCTCGCGCGCGGGCATGAAGACACCTGCGGCCAACTCGACCTTCTTCGGAGAGACCTGTAGGTAGAAGCCACCGCCGGAGGTCTTCTCCATGCCACGGCGAGCCCACCAGGCGGCCACGTGGGGCTTGTAGGGCCTCTTGTCGGCGCTGAAGCGTATGTCGCGATAGATCCGCATCATCGTCTTCGGCGCAGGGCGAATGTGCTCGGGAGCAAAGCTTGCGAGACCACTGTTTACTTCGTCGATGAGCGTGAGCATCGGGGTCTTCAGTTCACGCTCGTAGAGTTCGCGGCGAGCTTCAAACCACTCGCGGTCGTTGTTGCGGTTCAGGCCTTTGAGGAACTTGAGCGCGGCGGGGGTGAAGTGTGTGCCCATATCGTGATGGTAGTGGCTCCTGAGCTGAGTAAAAAGAACGTGCCGGAACGCAAAGCGCAGCGTTCGCCTCGAAACTTTACCGAGATTTGATGTGGAGCATGGCTTGAAGTCTTCTTTTGAAAATGCCACGAGGCCATCTGATTGCATCTGAAGAGAGCATGAAGGCTGTTCTGTTGCATGAGTACGGCAAGCCAGGCTTGCTGAAGTGGGAAGAGGCTGCCGACCCCAAGCCCGGGCAAGGCGAAGTGCTGGTGCGTGTACAAGCCGCAAGCGTGAACCCTGTCGATCTGAAGCGACGCTCCGGTGCTGCGGCAGAGCGCTTTCCTGTGCAGTTTCCGGGCATCCTTGGGCGAGACTTTGCCGGCGTAATTCGTGAGCTTGGCGAAGGTGTCCACGGCTTTGCGGTGGGTGATCGCGTCTTTGGTCTGGCGTGGGATACGTACGCCGAGCTGTGCGTCTGCAAAGCGGATGAGATGGCAAAGATTCCTGATGGCGTGGACGTCTCAACAGCAGCGGCGATTCCGTTGGTGAGTGCGACCGGCGATCAGCTTGTGCGTGAAGCGGCAAAGGCGCAGAAGGGCGATGCGCTGGTGATCTCAGGCCTGACCGGCAGCGTGGGCCGGTGTGCGTTGTTCACCGCGAAAGAGCTTGAGGTGAAGGTCATTGCTGCCGTGCGCAAACATGCGATGGAGGAAGCTCGATCCCTTGGTGCGGTGGACGCGATTGATCTTGAAGACGACAAGAGCATCGCACTGCTTGGCTTTGTGGATGCCGTTGCCGACACGGTTGGCCGCGAGGCAGGCACGAAGCTCATCGGCAAGGTGAAGGCTGGAGGCAACTACGGCAGTATCGTAGGCGTGCCGAAGAACGCGTCCCTTCATCCGACCGTGCAGGTGAACGCAATGATGACGCATCCTGATGCGAAGACGTACGTTCGCTTCGCAGAGGCGATCCGCGATGGCAAGCTGGTGCTGCCGATTGATCGTGTTGTGCCGATGGCGGAAGCAGCGGAAGCGCATGCTGCGGCGGAGAAGGGCGGCATTGGAAAGATTGTTCTCACGGCATAGATTCGCTTCGTCGTATCCTGTGGCAACTGTTTCATCCATTACCCACGCCGAGGGATACCTTGATGTCGTATTTGCCGATTGAGAAGCGCTGCCGCACGATGGCCGCTGTGATGCTGAGTGCCATGATGTGTGCGCCGTTTACGGCCGCTGTTGCGCAGAAGAAAGGCACAGAGGTCGATGGCTACTACGGCCCACAGCCTGCCACCGAATCGCTTGATCTGGCGATGTATCAGCGGATCCGCAACGAGGGCCTGCAGCATGGCAAGGTGATGCAGTTCGCCTATGCGTTGATGGATGGCATCGGGCCGCGTCTTACGGGTTCGCCGAACCTTGCGAAGGCCAATGCGTGGACGCGCGACACGATGACGTCGATCGGCTTGTCGAACGCGCACCTCGAAGACTGGGGCGAGTTCGGCATGGGCTGGCAACAGATCAATACCTGGGCACAGATGACGTCGCCTGATCCCGAACCGCTGTGGATGCAGGCGCTGCCGTGGTCGGTCTCGACGAACGGCACGGTGGATGGCGACATTGTGTATATGCCGCTGACAGCGGATACGGACCTCGAACAGTACAAGGGCAAGCTGAAAGGCAAGATCGTTCTGCTGGGTGCGATGCGCACAACGCCCGATCTTACCGAGCCTCTCTTCCATCGCTACACCGACGATGAGTTGCAGAAGATGACGGAGTTTCAGGCTACGGAAGGCGGTCCGCGTCTGATCAACGGCAAGACGTTTGCCGAGTTCATGGCAGAACGGCGCAAGATGTCTGAGGTGAAGACGAAGGCGTTGAAGATGATGGCCGACGAAGGTGTTCTCGCCATCATTACGCCGACACGCGATGGCAGCAAAGGCGGCGGCACAGGCGTAATCTTCGACGACAACGGCAACATGCTTTCGCGCGATGGTTACAAGGTTGAAGGCAAGGTCATGATCCCCTGCGCGGTGATGATGATTGAGCACTATAACCGGCTGGCGCGTATGTATGAGCATCATGTAGCCGTGCACGTCGCGGTGAACATCGAGACCAAGTTCACCGGCGACCATGAGCACGGTTTCAATACGGTGGCGGAGATTCCTGGAACCGATCCGAAGCTGAAGGACCAGGTGGTGATGGTCGGCGGACATCTCGATAGCTGGATCTCTGCGACGGGTGCGACGGACAACGGCGCAGGCACAGTGGTTGCGATGGAAGCGATGCGCATTCTGAAGTCACTGGGTGTTGAGCCAAAGCGTACGATTCGCATTGGCTTGTGGACCGGTGAAGAGCAAGGCATCTTCGGTTCGGAAGGCTATGTGAAGCAGCACTTCGGCGCGTTTGCCAAGCCCGCAACGCCGGATGCTCCAGGCACGCCGAGCTTTATGAGCAACAACCACGGGCCTTTGCAGACCACGAAGGAGTGGGAGAAGCTGGACGCCTACTACAACATGGACAACGGCACGGGTATGCTGCGCGGCATCTACACGCAGGGCAACTTCGCGATCGCTCCGATCTTTCAGCAGTGGATCGCGCCGCTGAAGGACCTCGGCGTAACGACAGTGACGACGCGCAACACGGGCGGCACCGATCACCTCTCGTTCGATGCCGTGGGACTGCCGGGCTTCCAGTTCATTCAGGACCCGATGGACTATGGCACACGCACGCATCACTCCGACATGGACACGGTCGATCGTCTGCATGAGAGCGACCTCGAGCAGGCTGCGATTGTGGAAGCGATCTTCCTTTGGAACACGAGCCAGCGTGAGGCGATGATGCCTCGCAAGCCGTTCCCGCATCCTGAGGACGACGACAAACTGAACGCTCCGCTGAAGGGGATTTATCCGAACGCGCAACAGTAAGCTTTCGCAAGAAGCATAGGCGGCGAAGAGTACTAACTCTTCGCCGCTTTTATTTTGGGGACGCAGTCAGGAAAGATGCGAGCGTGGCTTTAGGCTGGCATGTACTGCTGCCACTCATTGGTTGATTCAGCCAGTCGCTTGAGCAGCGCGAAGCGTTGGTTCGCTAACTTGAGGATATGGGGCTTGAGGAGAGCGAGAGAAGCTGCGCGGCCAAGGATGCCGAAGGGAAGATCGAAGTACACGTGGTCTTCCATGATGGTGGGTGAGCCCGGCGTGCTGCTCTGGCGGAAGAAGTGATCGTGATGGAAGTGCGCGAAGCGGCCCTGCTCCTGCGTGTCCTGAAAGAACGCGGTCAGCGTTGGCTCACCGTCGAGTGTATGCAGCGCCGGTGGCGTGAAGGCCGTGATCAAGGTGTGGTGCGTTGTGGGCAGACCAAACTTG carries:
- a CDS encoding carboxymuconolactone decarboxylase family protein, with amino-acid sequence MRINYTKQSETLYKKFLEVSLALTKGSIEAGLLHLVELRASQMNGCAFCVDMHSKQAKIGGERELRLYHVTVWRESPLFTERERAALEWTELLTKLPPHGVSQESFDAARHQFSEQELSDLTFAIMTINGWNRVSIAFAVEPGSQDAAYGLSKAGLS
- a CDS encoding Rrf2 family transcriptional regulator, whose translation is MQLRNQVEWALHCAAILAAVPEERFLPARDLAEMHGVPKEYLSKALQALAMAGLVSTTLGPSGGYRLARAPKQITFLDVVDAIEGSGRAFVCTEIRKNNPCRPSKQRDAAPCAIARVMWGAEEAWRKKLRKVTLADLLETLEEDVDAKTLAKTAEWVQLRC
- a CDS encoding DUF433 domain-containing protein; the encoded protein is MAKFDRITQTPGLMGGKPCIRGMRVTVGMIVGQIAGGYTVDQLLADYPYLEREDIHQALAYAAALVQGFDVELAIA
- a CDS encoding HU family DNA-binding protein, whose amino-acid sequence is MAKGMTKTQLVRNLAEKLELTNKQAAAALEYLAETAVKETKKNGEFTIPGIGKLVKAERKARIGRNPQTGEAIKIKAKTVVKFRVAKVAKDTIAPVKK
- a CDS encoding DUF2461 domain-containing protein, producing MGTHFTPAALKFLKGLNRNNDREWFEARRELYERELKTPMLTLIDEVNSGLASFAPEHIRPAPKTMMRIYRDIRFSADKRPYKPHVAAWWARRGMEKTSGGGFYLQVSPKKVELAAGVFMPAREQLAAIRRWMAEHHEEYRTSLQSSLKPRKGDLGTLASFNLHSLTRMPKGFPADHPAGDLLRAQSWGVILELPAETALDPSFVRTIVSTFKRTTPIVEALNAAISASAPASTSAMNRFL
- a CDS encoding NADP-dependent oxidoreductase yields the protein MKAVLLHEYGKPGLLKWEEAADPKPGQGEVLVRVQAASVNPVDLKRRSGAAAERFPVQFPGILGRDFAGVIRELGEGVHGFAVGDRVFGLAWDTYAELCVCKADEMAKIPDGVDVSTAAAIPLVSATGDQLVREAAKAQKGDALVISGLTGSVGRCALFTAKELEVKVIAAVRKHAMEEARSLGAVDAIDLEDDKSIALLGFVDAVADTVGREAGTKLIGKVKAGGNYGSIVGVPKNASLHPTVQVNAMMTHPDAKTYVRFAEAIRDGKLVLPIDRVVPMAEAAEAHAAAEKGGIGKIVLTA
- a CDS encoding M20/M25/M40 family metallo-hydrolase, whose amino-acid sequence is MSYLPIEKRCRTMAAVMLSAMMCAPFTAAVAQKKGTEVDGYYGPQPATESLDLAMYQRIRNEGLQHGKVMQFAYALMDGIGPRLTGSPNLAKANAWTRDTMTSIGLSNAHLEDWGEFGMGWQQINTWAQMTSPDPEPLWMQALPWSVSTNGTVDGDIVYMPLTADTDLEQYKGKLKGKIVLLGAMRTTPDLTEPLFHRYTDDELQKMTEFQATEGGPRLINGKTFAEFMAERRKMSEVKTKALKMMADEGVLAIITPTRDGSKGGGTGVIFDDNGNMLSRDGYKVEGKVMIPCAVMMIEHYNRLARMYEHHVAVHVAVNIETKFTGDHEHGFNTVAEIPGTDPKLKDQVVMVGGHLDSWISATGATDNGAGTVVAMEAMRILKSLGVEPKRTIRIGLWTGEEQGIFGSEGYVKQHFGAFAKPATPDAPGTPSFMSNNHGPLQTTKEWEKLDAYYNMDNGTGMLRGIYTQGNFAIAPIFQQWIAPLKDLGVTTVTTRNTGGTDHLSFDAVGLPGFQFIQDPMDYGTRTHHSDMDTVDRLHESDLEQAAIVEAIFLWNTSQREAMMPRKPFPHPEDDDKLNAPLKGIYPNAQQ